Proteins from a single region of Geothrix sp. PMB-07:
- a CDS encoding polymer-forming cytoskeletal protein, producing MFSLGNKAGTSRPAAEPICTLLGEGTRWQGEIHAGANGLRVEGTVEGTIISEGQVVVAPTGLVKGTIHSKHLTVTGRVEGIIKVTGCLEILGTGWVEGEVELGSLVVDEGGMIQGSCQLPPRPKQQEPVPLVPRRDERVQERFAPVAAVNSGTHGAAPEIIPVPRGLDRNRF from the coding sequence ATGTTCTCTTTGGGAAACAAGGCTGGCACGTCACGTCCCGCGGCCGAACCGATCTGCACGCTGCTGGGGGAAGGCACCCGCTGGCAGGGCGAGATCCACGCAGGCGCCAATGGCCTGCGGGTGGAAGGCACCGTGGAAGGCACCATCATCAGCGAAGGTCAGGTGGTCGTGGCGCCCACAGGCTTGGTGAAGGGCACCATTCATTCCAAGCACCTGACCGTGACCGGTCGGGTGGAAGGCATCATCAAAGTGACCGGTTGTCTGGAAATCCTGGGCACCGGCTGGGTGGAAGGCGAAGTGGAACTGGGCTCCCTGGTGGTGGACGAGGGCGGCATGATTCAGGGCAGCTGCCAGTTGCCGCCGCGTCCCAAGCAGCAGGAGCCCGTGCCCCTGGTGCCTCGCAGGGACGAGCGGGTGCAGGAGCGCTTCGCGCCCGTGGCCGCCGTGAATTCCGGCACCCACGGCGCCGCGCCCGAGATCATTCCCGTGCCGCGGGGCTTGGATCGGAACCGGTTTTAG
- a CDS encoding 30S ribosomal protein S1, whose translation MSKLEAIIKGLGSKQMGRITVLDAGYVEDDSAEGQEFMAALQGETRGLREEEVVRGVVVEIRGKDVIVDIGYKGSGTVNLDEFNNPDGTQGVQVGDVVEVLLEMLEDANGNVRLSRERAEKMKIWDEVEKAFRSNMTVHGTVLEKVKGGLAVDIGIRAFLPGSQVDMKPVRNLDPYLGKSFDMKVIKVNRRRGNIVLSRKLFLETINASLKEETLAGLEEGKLVEGAIKNITEYGAFVDLGGVDGLLHITDMSWGRLNHPSEMFQVGDKVEVAVLKYDKDTERVSLGYKQKFPDPWLSVEERYPIQASVKGKVVSITDYGAFVELEPGIEGLVHVSEMSWTKKVKSAKGMVNLGDQVEALILQVDSENRRISLGMKQITPNPWMAIAEKYQPGMIVTGTVRNITEFGAFIELEEGIDGLIHVSDFSWTKKIKHPGEIVKKGDEVTAKVLNLDPLAQRMSLGVKQMEPNVWEIFFENHNVGTVITGKIARLTDFGAFVDLGDGIEGLVHVSELSRKRVEDIQKEFVAGQELTMKIVKLDPTERRIGLSVKQLEQDQERGDLDAAKARQPEFKKATLADAFNRAERE comes from the coding sequence ATGTCCAAGTTAGAAGCAATCATCAAGGGCCTAGGCTCCAAGCAGATGGGCCGCATCACCGTACTCGACGCAGGGTATGTCGAGGACGACAGCGCGGAAGGCCAGGAGTTCATGGCCGCGCTGCAGGGTGAGACCCGTGGCCTGCGCGAAGAAGAGGTCGTGCGCGGCGTCGTCGTGGAAATCCGCGGCAAGGACGTCATCGTCGACATCGGCTACAAGGGGTCAGGCACCGTCAACCTCGACGAGTTCAACAATCCCGACGGCACGCAGGGCGTGCAGGTCGGCGATGTCGTCGAAGTGCTCCTCGAGATGCTCGAGGATGCCAATGGCAATGTGCGCCTCAGCCGTGAGCGCGCCGAGAAGATGAAGATCTGGGACGAGGTCGAGAAGGCCTTCCGTTCCAACATGACCGTGCACGGCACCGTGCTCGAGAAGGTCAAGGGCGGTCTGGCGGTCGATATCGGCATCCGCGCCTTCCTGCCCGGCAGCCAGGTGGACATGAAGCCCGTCCGCAACCTGGATCCCTACCTCGGCAAGTCCTTCGACATGAAGGTCATCAAGGTCAACCGCCGCCGCGGCAACATCGTGCTGTCCCGCAAGCTGTTCCTCGAGACCATCAACGCGAGCCTGAAGGAAGAGACCCTGGCGGGCCTCGAGGAAGGCAAGCTGGTCGAGGGCGCCATCAAGAACATCACCGAGTACGGCGCCTTCGTCGACCTCGGCGGTGTGGACGGCCTGCTGCACATCACCGACATGTCCTGGGGTCGGCTCAACCACCCCAGCGAGATGTTCCAGGTGGGCGACAAGGTCGAAGTGGCCGTGCTCAAGTACGACAAGGACACCGAGCGCGTCAGCCTCGGCTACAAGCAGAAGTTCCCGGATCCCTGGCTCTCCGTCGAGGAGCGCTACCCCATCCAGGCTTCGGTCAAGGGCAAGGTCGTCTCCATCACTGACTACGGCGCATTCGTGGAGCTCGAGCCCGGCATCGAAGGCCTCGTGCATGTCTCCGAGATGAGCTGGACCAAGAAGGTCAAGTCCGCCAAGGGCATGGTCAACCTGGGCGACCAGGTCGAGGCCCTGATCCTGCAGGTGGACAGCGAGAACCGCCGCATCAGCCTCGGCATGAAGCAGATCACCCCGAACCCCTGGATGGCCATTGCCGAGAAGTACCAGCCCGGCATGATCGTCACGGGCACCGTGCGCAACATCACGGAATTCGGCGCCTTCATCGAGCTGGAAGAGGGCATCGACGGCCTGATCCACGTGTCCGACTTCAGCTGGACCAAGAAGATCAAGCACCCCGGCGAAATCGTGAAGAAGGGCGACGAAGTCACCGCGAAGGTGCTCAACCTCGATCCCCTGGCCCAGCGCATGAGCCTCGGTGTGAAGCAGATGGAGCCCAACGTCTGGGAGATCTTCTTCGAGAACCACAACGTCGGCACCGTCATCACCGGCAAGATTGCCCGCCTGACCGATTTCGGCGCCTTCGTCGACCTCGGCGATGGCATCGAGGGCCTGGTGCACGTTTCCGAGCTGAGCCGCAAGCGGGTGGAGGACATCCAGAAGGAGTTCGTCGCCGGCCAGGAGCTCACCATGAAGATCGTGAAGCTCGATCCCACCGAGCGCCGCATCGGCCTCTCCGTCAAGCAGCTGGAGCAGGATCAGGAGCGCGGCGATCTCGACGCCGCCAAGGCCCGACAGCCCGAGTTCAAAAAGGCGACCCTGGCTGACGCATTCAACCGGGCGGAACGCGAGTAG
- a CDS encoding NRDE family protein, translating to MGGPLYHGGMCLIAFHWQTDGTLPLLVAANRDEFYARPTAPMAWWDGGRILAGRDLEAGGTWLGLTPAGRFAALTNHRDPKALRAGTPSRGQLPVRFLEGRGSAASFLDELRTEAPAFNPFSLLLYDGRDLLGYESRLDRRIAFTPGIHAVSNGAFDEPWPKVEALKAGMAAGGLDDEGLLGLLAEPRAYGDDLLPQTGVSLDWERALSPAFIRTPTYGTRASTLVRLGLETVMVLEQRFTRDGPQGRSEFRFERAG from the coding sequence ATGGGCGGGCCGCTCTACCATGGGGGCATGTGCCTCATCGCCTTCCACTGGCAAACGGACGGAACCCTGCCCCTCCTGGTGGCGGCCAACCGGGACGAGTTCTACGCCCGGCCCACGGCACCCATGGCCTGGTGGGACGGCGGACGGATCCTGGCCGGCCGCGACCTGGAGGCGGGCGGCACCTGGCTGGGCCTGACCCCGGCGGGACGCTTCGCCGCGCTGACCAATCACCGCGACCCCAAGGCCTTGAGGGCGGGAACTCCATCGCGGGGACAGCTCCCGGTGCGGTTCCTGGAAGGTCGGGGGTCTGCCGCGTCGTTTCTGGATGAACTGCGAACCGAGGCACCCGCCTTCAATCCCTTCAGCCTGCTGCTTTATGACGGCCGGGATCTGCTGGGCTATGAAAGCCGTCTTGATCGGCGGATTGCCTTCACCCCTGGCATCCACGCGGTGTCCAACGGGGCCTTCGACGAACCTTGGCCCAAGGTGGAGGCCCTCAAGGCCGGGATGGCGGCGGGGGGACTGGATGATGAAGGCCTGCTCGGCCTCCTGGCCGAGCCCCGGGCCTATGGGGACGACCTCCTGCCCCAGACGGGCGTGAGCCTGGACTGGGAGCGGGCCCTCTCGCCCGCCTTCATCCGCACCCCCACCTACGGGACGCGCGCATCGACCCTGGTTCGGCTGGGCCTGGAAACGGTCATGGTGCTGGAACAGCGCTTCACCCGGGATGGACCGCAGGGCCGCTCTGAGTTCCGCTTCGAGCGGGCAGGCTAG
- a CDS encoding exonuclease SbcCD subunit D: MRFLHTSDWHLGKTLCNASLLDDQAHALDQVVAMVRDTKAEALVVAGDLYDRAVPPKEAVALLDETLNRLVRGCGVPVLIIAGNHDSPERLGFASGFLGAQGLHLAGPLEAQAEPIQIGGTAFHLLPYADPAMARFALEDAGLRTHQDVLAAQLERARQRHPAGHRFVAVAHAFVAGGAVSDSELGLSVGGTGEVDPALFAFTDYTALGHLHRPQEAGQPHVRYAGSLLKYSASEAAHVKALTLVELPEHGPARTEPLPISPRRDLRRLRGLFEDLMKVPNGPTEDYLFLDLLDEGPVLDAMARLRQVYPNLLGIQPAPPASAPTEGVESIRLRDLNPDQLFRSFFQEVQGRPMNEDEAALFLDVSQGILHGEAQP; the protein is encoded by the coding sequence ATGCGCTTTCTCCACACCTCTGACTGGCACCTGGGCAAGACCCTTTGCAACGCGAGCCTGCTTGACGATCAAGCCCATGCCCTCGATCAGGTGGTGGCCATGGTCCGCGACACCAAGGCCGAAGCCCTGGTGGTGGCGGGCGATCTCTATGACCGCGCGGTGCCGCCCAAGGAGGCCGTGGCCCTGCTGGACGAAACCCTGAATCGCCTGGTGCGCGGCTGCGGCGTGCCGGTGCTCATCATCGCGGGCAACCACGACAGCCCCGAGCGGCTGGGCTTCGCGTCGGGTTTCCTGGGAGCCCAGGGGTTGCACCTGGCCGGCCCCCTGGAAGCACAGGCCGAGCCCATCCAAATCGGTGGCACCGCCTTCCACTTGCTGCCCTACGCGGATCCCGCCATGGCCCGCTTCGCCCTGGAGGACGCCGGGCTGCGCACCCATCAGGACGTGCTGGCCGCCCAGCTGGAACGCGCACGGCAGCGCCATCCCGCCGGACATCGCTTCGTGGCCGTGGCCCATGCCTTCGTGGCGGGCGGCGCCGTGTCGGATTCGGAGTTGGGGCTCTCCGTGGGGGGCACTGGTGAGGTGGATCCCGCGCTCTTCGCGTTTACGGATTACACCGCCCTGGGTCACCTGCACCGGCCCCAGGAGGCGGGCCAGCCCCATGTGCGCTATGCGGGCAGCCTGCTCAAGTACAGCGCATCCGAAGCGGCGCACGTCAAGGCCCTCACCCTGGTGGAGCTCCCGGAGCACGGCCCGGCCCGCACCGAGCCGCTGCCCATCAGCCCGCGCCGGGATCTGCGTCGGCTGCGCGGGCTCTTCGAGGACCTCATGAAGGTGCCGAATGGCCCCACCGAGGATTACCTCTTTCTCGACCTGCTGGACGAAGGGCCCGTGCTTGATGCCATGGCCCGCCTGCGCCAGGTCTATCCCAACCTGCTCGGCATCCAGCCCGCTCCGCCGGCCTCCGCACCCACCGAAGGTGTGGAGAGCATCCGCCTGCGGGACCTGAATCCCGACCAGTTGTTCCGCAGCTTCTTCCAGGAGGTGCAGGGACGGCCCATGAACGAAGACGAAGCCGCCCTCTTCCTGGATGTGTCGCAGGGCATCCTCCACGGCGAGGCGCAACCGTGA
- a CDS encoding pentapeptide repeat-containing protein encodes MSELTRKEVVFILNSGKNFHRTDLSGLDLRGFDFTGANLSEANLAGAVLNQTLLQGANLAGADLRLANLDEANLEGANLSRARLAGANLSAANLSNADLTFFDIQQYEPATVPNLAGANLAGAKLNGVTLTGLDLSGKDLRGADLSSADLRQTVLEGSNLQGANLGQANLVGANLAKANLAGASLQAATLGGANLNLANLGGSNLADADLHWASLTEANLEGANLSRANLKGTNLSGANLAGADLRHLDILKYERDDVPKLKGANLSGANLHGTNLRAMDLGRTNLSGADLGETVLRQVNFEGADLREANLKAADLSGCNLSSAVLAGANLGAAQLTGAVLGNADLRGADLTGADLSDINLTGANLSNANLTGASLTGAQLDGAVLAGTLLVGANLSKVDLSRKNMKGADLSKADLSETNLDGANLASALFTDAKLSETHLGGANLRGAKLSGDDLRTANLCGADLSGADLSGADLAGSILSANLHDANLFAANLRGATLDRAVLTGSNLSGVDLSGFSLEGMDLNHAQLNNANLTGAKLKGAILRGAQGLGADFSGTDLASADLRNSDFSGSNFFACNFEGANLREANLASLPTESRGEYRTNLSNANLSRANLSGANLYQANLNEANLVNADLTGASMVWADLRGVDLRQTSLKDTDLRQANLDGANLCGADLRETILQDAYLDGANLSGANLSGVNLSGADLRHTNLIDASLDGADLSSANLNGANMVWANLSGANLGKANLSRAKLSGANLGGADLREAILDDANLDATNLTGSKR; translated from the coding sequence ATGAGCGAACTTACTCGGAAGGAAGTGGTCTTCATCCTCAACTCGGGGAAGAACTTCCACCGCACGGATTTGAGCGGCCTCGACCTCCGAGGATTCGATTTCACGGGGGCCAACCTCAGTGAAGCGAATCTCGCAGGGGCCGTGCTCAACCAGACCCTGCTGCAGGGCGCCAACCTGGCCGGGGCCGACCTGCGCCTGGCCAACCTGGACGAGGCCAACCTCGAAGGCGCCAACCTCAGCCGTGCGCGGCTGGCCGGAGCCAATCTGTCCGCGGCCAACCTCTCCAACGCCGATCTGACCTTCTTCGACATCCAGCAGTACGAACCGGCCACCGTGCCCAATCTCGCGGGCGCCAACCTCGCCGGGGCCAAGCTCAACGGCGTGACCCTCACGGGCCTCGACCTCAGCGGCAAGGATCTCCGCGGCGCCGATCTCAGCAGCGCCGACCTCCGTCAGACCGTGCTGGAGGGCTCCAACCTCCAGGGCGCCAACCTCGGCCAAGCCAACCTCGTGGGCGCCAACCTCGCCAAGGCGAACCTGGCGGGTGCCAGCCTCCAGGCGGCCACCCTGGGCGGGGCCAACCTGAACCTCGCCAACCTGGGCGGCAGCAATCTGGCCGATGCCGATCTCCACTGGGCCAGCCTTACAGAAGCCAACCTCGAAGGCGCGAACCTCAGCCGGGCCAACCTGAAGGGCACGAACCTCAGCGGCGCCAACCTGGCGGGCGCGGACCTGCGCCACCTCGATATCCTGAAATACGAGCGGGATGATGTGCCCAAGCTCAAGGGCGCGAACCTCAGCGGCGCCAACCTGCACGGCACCAACCTGCGGGCCATGGACCTGGGCCGCACGAACCTGAGCGGGGCGGATCTCGGCGAGACCGTGCTGCGCCAGGTCAACTTCGAGGGTGCCGACCTGCGCGAGGCCAACCTCAAGGCGGCCGACCTCAGCGGCTGCAACCTCAGCAGCGCCGTGCTGGCCGGGGCCAACCTGGGCGCAGCCCAGCTCACGGGCGCCGTGCTCGGCAATGCGGATCTGCGCGGCGCGGATCTCACCGGCGCCGACCTCAGCGACATCAACCTCACCGGCGCGAACCTCAGCAACGCGAACCTCACGGGCGCCAGCCTCACCGGTGCCCAGCTGGATGGCGCGGTGCTGGCGGGCACCCTGCTGGTGGGCGCCAACCTCAGCAAGGTGGATCTGTCCCGGAAGAACATGAAGGGGGCGGATCTCTCCAAGGCCGACCTCAGCGAAACCAACCTCGATGGGGCCAACCTGGCGAGCGCGCTGTTCACGGACGCCAAGCTCAGCGAAACCCACCTGGGTGGCGCGAACCTGCGCGGTGCCAAGCTCAGCGGCGATGACCTGCGCACCGCCAACCTCTGCGGCGCCGATCTCTCCGGTGCGGATCTCTCCGGTGCCGATCTGGCTGGCAGCATCCTCAGCGCCAACCTGCACGACGCCAACCTCTTCGCGGCCAACCTGCGCGGCGCCACGCTGGATCGCGCCGTGCTCACCGGCTCGAACCTCTCCGGCGTGGATCTCAGTGGCTTCTCCCTCGAGGGCATGGACCTGAACCACGCCCAGCTCAACAATGCGAATCTCACCGGCGCCAAGCTCAAGGGCGCCATCCTGCGCGGCGCGCAGGGCCTCGGGGCCGATTTCAGCGGCACCGACTTGGCCAGCGCCGACCTGCGCAATTCCGATTTCAGCGGCAGCAACTTCTTCGCCTGCAACTTCGAGGGCGCCAACCTGCGGGAAGCCAACCTGGCCTCCCTGCCCACGGAATCCCGCGGCGAGTACCGCACGAACCTCAGCAACGCCAACCTGAGCCGGGCCAACCTGAGCGGCGCGAACCTCTATCAGGCCAACCTCAACGAGGCCAACCTGGTGAACGCCGATCTCACAGGCGCCAGCATGGTGTGGGCCGATCTGCGCGGCGTGGACCTGCGCCAGACCTCCCTCAAGGACACGGACCTTCGCCAGGCCAACCTGGACGGCGCCAACCTCTGCGGCGCCGATCTCCGCGAAACCATCCTCCAGGATGCCTACCTGGACGGCGCCAACCTTTCCGGCGCGAACCTCTCCGGCGTGAACCTCTCCGGCGCCGACCTGCGCCACACCAACCTCATCGATGCCAGCCTCGATGGCGCCGACCTCAGCTCCGCCAACCTCAATGGGGCGAACATGGTCTGGGCCAACCTGAGCGGCGCCAACCTCGGCAAGGCCAACCTCTCCCGGGCCAAGCTCAGCGGCGCCAACCTGGGCGGCGCCGATCTGCGCGAAGCCATCCTGGACGACGCCAACCTGGATGCCACCAACCTGACGGGCTCCAAGCGCTAG
- a CDS encoding NifU family protein → MPKIAEIEYTPNPNAVKFVLKEAVAVGFPKSFPNAETAEHDELAKNLFAVGHVTSVFMQDKFLTVTKTDDKGWPEMLPLLAAPIRAAAGVGGATGAPVAPRVFSKIEDENDPLLKDIRMVLESSILPALAADGGGLELVGRHEKQVMIRYVGACGSCSASLTGTLVAIEGMLQKEVDPELVVISV, encoded by the coding sequence ATGCCTAAGATCGCCGAGATCGAATACACCCCCAATCCCAATGCCGTGAAATTCGTGCTGAAGGAAGCCGTGGCCGTGGGCTTCCCCAAGTCGTTCCCCAACGCAGAGACCGCCGAGCACGACGAGCTGGCGAAGAACCTCTTCGCTGTGGGGCATGTCACCTCGGTGTTCATGCAGGACAAGTTCCTCACGGTTACGAAGACCGATGACAAGGGCTGGCCGGAGATGCTGCCGCTGCTGGCCGCGCCCATCCGCGCCGCTGCGGGCGTGGGCGGTGCCACGGGCGCCCCGGTGGCTCCCCGTGTGTTCAGCAAGATCGAGGATGAAAACGATCCCCTGCTCAAGGACATCCGCATGGTGTTGGAGAGCTCCATCCTCCCCGCTCTGGCGGCGGATGGCGGCGGCCTGGAGCTGGTGGGCCGCCATGAGAAGCAGGTCATGATCCGCTACGTAGGCGCCTGCGGCAGCTGCTCGGCCAGCCTCACAGGCACGCTCGTCGCCATCGAGGGCATGCTGCAGAAGGAAGTGGACCCCGAACTGGTGGTGATTTCGGTCTAG
- the sufU gene encoding Fe-S cluster assembly sulfur transfer protein SufU, protein MSDPRELYQQVILEHNKKPRNFGKLESCTHHAEGHNPLCGDQLELSLIIENGQVLDIKFTGSGCAIDVASASLMTGAVKGKPVAEAEAMVEQFRGMVRGELEPGTQTPLLGKLTLFSGVKDLPSRVKCAILPWATLHAALKGEEEASTE, encoded by the coding sequence ATGAGCGACCCCCGCGAGCTGTACCAGCAGGTCATCCTCGAGCACAACAAGAAGCCCCGGAACTTCGGGAAGCTGGAGAGCTGCACCCATCACGCCGAGGGACACAACCCGCTCTGCGGCGATCAGCTGGAGCTGTCGCTGATCATTGAGAACGGCCAGGTGTTGGACATCAAGTTCACGGGCAGCGGCTGTGCCATCGACGTGGCCAGCGCCAGCCTCATGACCGGCGCCGTGAAGGGCAAGCCCGTGGCCGAGGCCGAAGCCATGGTCGAGCAGTTCCGTGGCATGGTGCGCGGCGAGTTGGAGCCCGGCACACAGACACCTTTGCTCGGCAAGCTCACCCTCTTCAGCGGCGTCAAGGACCTGCCCAGCCGCGTGAAGTGCGCCATTCTCCCCTGGGCCACCCTCCACGCCGCACTCAAGGGCGAGGAAGAAGCGAGCACCGAGTAG
- a CDS encoding SMC family ATPase, producing MKPLHLTLEAFGPYAARQELDFLDLKDQAFFLIHGPTGAGKTSILDGISYALYGETSGGQRETRDLRSHFAAADTPTRVTFDFALGERRYRVARSPEQQVPKQRGEGTKKQAYTANLWELKEGQEIPLATEKPTLVDPRVAELIGFKADQFRQVVLLPQGRFQEFMLAGSTERQAILQTLFQTGRYARLAIALTEEEKALKEAIRGTQAEIKHRLAQAGVASAEALPALLQQASEQAERLLQEQAQAGLELEAASAAWMEGTRTAERLAEEAAARAELAQIQTQSRINDARKTELDRARRCESVLPAAERLEAVLTRIQAQEAEEAALADAARIADEALARAEAAVAEAEQHEVRREELRRAIGRLRDLEPKLEALEKARQEAREAALGRGRFGDLAEEQKRRLEAAKQELTRARLAQVDARTDAAQEANREGMLFFVRKRRTQREDLERSLEELARAQASLDAVMEAQLAAQKAVQAARERHRAIQERRLAAHAARLAKGLQPGEACPVCGSDTHPHPAQPSVDLPDEQDVRLAMELQEDAETALARAQDATASRSAAVEIARSRRQDLLEALGEHADVSLETLIVLESRHKDELDRSRAASANLDAIEKQMLQAEEARNQAEAKLSEIHQRLHDLMVQEAGAKARMEMLEMDLLQELRVPGALSTQRREAEQALEASEAQLAAARAAREPARAAALTADTTLAIHRKQLEAARTESWSLSEAFDEALAAAHFHDREDFQRARRTPDDIQALSEAVERFAAELAAATQRLDQAQQQAEGLSAPDLPTLQAAREAAQARFAHVSEAQGRAHSEREALERLEADLRRLADATVQQDRRYKAAASLARVARGDDGDRISFERHVQGAILDEVLVSASERLRIMSKQRYALRRATLSTDQRKAGGLQLEITDTHTGRSRAVSSLSGGEGFQASLALALGLSDVVQRHAGGIRLDTVFIDEGFGSLDPEALDLALRTLEDLNQGGRLVGLISHLEEVKARIPARLEVTPGPGGSHARFRVS from the coding sequence GTGAAGCCCCTGCACCTCACGCTGGAAGCCTTCGGCCCCTATGCAGCCCGGCAGGAACTGGATTTCTTGGATCTGAAAGACCAGGCCTTCTTCCTCATCCACGGCCCCACCGGCGCGGGCAAGACCAGCATCCTCGATGGCATCAGCTACGCCCTCTACGGCGAAACGAGCGGGGGCCAGCGCGAAACCCGCGACCTGCGCAGCCACTTCGCCGCCGCGGATACGCCCACGCGGGTGACCTTCGATTTCGCCCTGGGCGAGCGCCGCTACCGCGTGGCCCGCTCCCCCGAGCAGCAGGTGCCCAAGCAGCGCGGCGAAGGCACCAAGAAGCAGGCCTACACTGCGAACCTCTGGGAGCTGAAGGAAGGCCAGGAGATTCCCCTGGCCACGGAGAAGCCCACCCTGGTGGATCCTCGCGTGGCCGAACTCATCGGCTTCAAGGCCGACCAGTTCCGGCAGGTGGTGCTGCTGCCCCAGGGGCGCTTCCAGGAGTTCATGCTGGCGGGCTCCACCGAGCGCCAGGCCATCCTCCAGACCCTCTTCCAGACCGGCCGCTACGCGCGGCTGGCCATCGCCCTCACCGAAGAAGAAAAGGCCCTGAAAGAAGCCATCCGCGGCACCCAGGCCGAGATCAAGCATCGCCTGGCCCAGGCGGGCGTGGCCTCCGCCGAGGCCCTGCCCGCCCTGCTGCAACAGGCTTCTGAACAGGCCGAACGGCTGCTCCAGGAGCAAGCCCAGGCCGGGCTGGAACTGGAGGCTGCCTCCGCCGCCTGGATGGAAGGCACCCGCACGGCCGAGCGCCTGGCGGAAGAAGCCGCCGCCCGCGCGGAACTGGCGCAGATCCAGACCCAGTCCCGCATCAACGATGCCCGCAAAACCGAGCTGGACCGCGCCCGCCGATGCGAATCCGTCCTGCCCGCCGCGGAGCGGTTGGAGGCGGTGCTCACCCGCATCCAGGCTCAGGAGGCTGAAGAAGCCGCCTTGGCGGATGCTGCGCGGATCGCCGATGAGGCCCTCGCCCGCGCTGAAGCGGCTGTCGCGGAAGCGGAGCAGCACGAGGTGCGCCGCGAAGAACTGCGCCGCGCCATCGGCCGTTTGCGCGACCTGGAACCCAAATTGGAAGCCCTGGAAAAGGCCCGCCAGGAGGCCCGCGAGGCGGCCCTGGGCCGCGGGCGTTTCGGCGATCTGGCCGAGGAGCAGAAGCGGCGCCTGGAGGCGGCCAAGCAGGAGCTGACCCGGGCCCGTCTCGCGCAGGTGGATGCACGCACCGATGCGGCCCAAGAGGCCAACCGCGAAGGCATGCTCTTCTTTGTGCGGAAGCGCCGCACCCAGCGAGAGGATCTCGAACGCTCCCTCGAAGAGCTGGCCCGGGCCCAGGCTTCGCTGGATGCGGTGATGGAAGCCCAGCTGGCCGCCCAGAAGGCCGTCCAGGCCGCCCGCGAGCGGCATCGCGCCATCCAGGAACGCCGCCTGGCGGCCCACGCTGCGCGGCTCGCCAAGGGCCTCCAGCCGGGTGAGGCCTGCCCCGTTTGCGGCAGCGACACCCATCCCCATCCCGCCCAGCCCTCGGTGGACCTGCCGGATGAGCAGGACGTGCGCCTGGCCATGGAGCTGCAGGAGGACGCGGAGACCGCCCTGGCCCGGGCCCAGGATGCCACCGCGTCGCGCTCGGCCGCCGTGGAGATCGCCCGCAGCCGCCGCCAGGATCTCCTCGAAGCCCTGGGCGAGCACGCGGACGTCAGCCTGGAGACCCTGATCGTTCTCGAATCGCGCCACAAGGATGAGCTCGATCGCAGCCGCGCCGCCTCCGCCAACCTCGATGCCATCGAGAAGCAGATGCTGCAGGCCGAAGAGGCCCGGAATCAGGCGGAAGCCAAGTTGTCGGAGATCCACCAGCGCCTGCACGATTTGATGGTGCAGGAGGCCGGTGCCAAGGCCCGCATGGAGATGCTGGAGATGGATCTCCTGCAGGAACTCCGCGTCCCAGGCGCCCTCTCCACCCAGCGCCGCGAGGCAGAGCAGGCACTGGAAGCCTCCGAGGCCCAGCTGGCCGCGGCCCGCGCCGCCCGTGAACCCGCCCGCGCCGCCGCCCTCACCGCCGACACCACCCTCGCCATCCATCGCAAGCAGCTGGAGGCCGCGCGCACGGAGTCCTGGAGCCTCAGCGAGGCCTTCGACGAAGCCCTGGCCGCGGCCCACTTCCACGACCGTGAGGATTTCCAGCGAGCCCGCCGCACGCCGGACGACATCCAGGCCCTCAGCGAGGCCGTGGAGCGGTTCGCCGCAGAACTGGCCGCCGCCACCCAGCGGCTGGACCAGGCCCAGCAACAGGCCGAGGGCCTGAGCGCGCCCGATCTGCCCACCCTCCAGGCGGCCCGGGAAGCAGCCCAGGCCCGCTTTGCGCACGTCTCCGAGGCCCAAGGCCGGGCCCACTCGGAACGGGAGGCCCTGGAGCGTCTGGAAGCCGATCTGCGCCGCCTGGCCGATGCCACCGTGCAGCAGGACCGCCGCTACAAGGCCGCCGCCAGCCTGGCCCGCGTGGCCCGAGGCGATGACGGCGACCGCATCTCCTTCGAGCGCCATGTGCAGGGCGCGATCCTCGATGAAGTGCTGGTCTCAGCCTCGGAGCGCCTGCGCATCATGAGCAAACAGCGCTACGCCCTGCGCCGCGCCACCCTCAGCACGGACCAGCGCAAGGCCGGGGGCCTGCAGCTGGAGATCACAGACACGCACACGGGCCGCTCCCGCGCCGTGAGTTCGCTGTCGGGCGGCGAGGGCTTCCAGGCCAGCCTGGCTCTCGCCCTCGGGCTTTCCGACGTGGTGCAGCGCCATGCGGGCGGCATCCGCCTCGACACCGTGTTCATCGACGAGGGCTTCGGCAGCCTCGATCCCGAGGCCCTGGATCTGGCCCTGCGCACCCTGGAAGATCTGAACCAGGGCGGGCGCCTGGTGGGTCTCATCAGCCATCTGGAAGAAGTGAAGGCGCGCATCCCGGCCCGCCTGGAAGTCACGCCAGGCCCAGGCGGCAGCCACGCCCGCTTCCGGGTGTCGTGA